GATCCTGTTAAACAGTCAAGAGCCACCGACGTCGAAGCGGGCCGCTATGCTATATTCCTGATAGACGTGGATGTGAAACAACGCAAAAACCAAACCGCTAGTATCCACAGCCATCACACCACCCGATGCGAAACAGCAGCAAAGACAATCTTCTCAGCATCAGACAGGAACGCTGGCATGGACAACAGTGAACGTCAGTGGGTTGATAATCCGCAATAGACCGTAGTAGCGGAAGTAGCGATTAACTTGCAACACCACCGGATGTAGTGATCGACCTGCCAAATATCTCAGTAACTTCATCGAGCAACAGACAGACTGATGCACAGGGTCCCAACACAATTGACGTGTCCAGCATTCTGTTTTCAGCACCAACCCAGAACGTTTGTAACTTCGAACCGATGACATCAAGCGAAACCCCCATGATGACGTCCCACAACTGGTTGCGTGGCAAAGACCGTGTAGTGAGGTTTACCGCAACTCACTGAATTGCTATGGTAACCTAGACAGAAGCTGTAACTAGAACTACAGCTGTAAAAGCAACCCGAACAGAAGGTGTGAGGTAAAGGTATCGTCTGTCCACCCCAACAGCGACGAACTGACGATCAACAATGTATATGGAAAAACAAGCCGTCTTGATCATCGGAACGGGATCCTTCGTGCAGAAACAACGGTAACATCTCATAACAGCAGCAAGGCAACTGCACATCGTCATATGAACTGCAGACTCTGTATCGTCAACCACAGATGGGGCTGGAACATCATGTGGAAAATCACTTAGAATGCGAGCACAAGCAAGACAATCGGAGGTACTGGCAGCCGGTGGAGACCCGGACCGTGGACAGTCCTGTCGGGATCCATCAGAAGCCTTGGAGCCGAAGATCAGTGACAATGGTCTGTGGGACCTGTGATAGGCTGTGGAGACCAACTGCGTGCACGGCACCAATGAGACAAAGACTCCTTAGACCGGTCATGAGAGGACTATGAAGAACGCCGGCCCAGTGAATCCACTGAAGTCCCTTCCATGGTAGCCGCAGACGATGTAGACGGCAAGATCAAAGCCACAGGATTAACAGCATCAGGAATCATCAAGGCAGGTGATGTCTGGATAGGGCCGGAACAGGTGTCGCTAGAACCGCCACTAGACCCTCCCTGAAGCCGCAGCAACATCGTCGACAATCAACAGTGAGATGACCGAGATCGGAGCTGTCAGAATCTCCGCCTTCTTCGCTCATGGAGGCCACAACCTTCACATAAGTGGCAAATTCGTTAGAGAAACTGATACATCTGGCATCCTCCTCGCATGGCACATGACAACCTGAACAAAGTTCATGCAGGTCATCCCCCGCCTTGAACTTTTGACATCGTGAACAGGATGGAACAAGTTGAACAAAACTGACATCCGACAGCCGTGATGCATCGAACCATGGAAGGTCCCATCGGTCCCATGAAATCCGATTGTCAAGACTGCATGAGCAGTGTCTTCTCTCAAAGTGGCCTATAGAAAGCAGTGAACAGGCATGCTGATCGGTTGAGCTGGAAATACTGGCTGCCCATAGTGCCCAGATCGTGTACGGTTCCATCGGAAGCTCTGGAATCAGTATCAGCTGGAGATTAGTCAGTGATCCGTGTGGTCCGTGGGAAGCCGTGATAACCGGCTGTAGTCCCGGCTCTGATGAGACTAGGAACCCATTGATTATCACAAGACGAAGAGGAAGAGTATCGAACCGGCGTAGCCGCTGGAACCTGTATCATGGTAACCGCAGACATAGTAGACAGCAAAGTCGTCAGTCAGGAATCAATAGAGGAGGTGAAGGCTGGGCTGTGACTGAACAGGTGTCACTGTCTCTTGTAACATCGTTGGTAACATTGTCTTCAGGATTTCTGCAAATGAGTCAGCAATGGATGGTGGAATTGCTGAAACCGGCGCCGTCAACATCTCCACTTTCTTCATGCGGGTAGCCACCACTCACAGGTAAGCAGCAAACTCTGTTGACATAGACCCAAACAAAATTCACATCTCGCATCTTCTTCACAAGAGACTTCGACATCCGGGACAAAGTTCAAGCATGTCTCCCCCAGCTTTGAATGTCTTGCATCGAAGACACGACTTGACAAGTTTCACCGAGCTAGAATCCGACATGATAATTTCAAACTGtgaaattgaaagaaaaaaccaTAAGTCTGAACAAGTCCGGTTTACAAAAATCACCATATTGCAAGTGGCGGCCACACCTTGTTAACCGGCACACACAAGAAGTAAACTTTGAATTATGCCAAAATAAATACACTGTCAGGTTCTAATAATATGTAGGAAGAATTCCCCACATAATACAAGCAATAAAGATCAGAAAAAACGATAAATGACTCCGAATAAATAAGAGCCAAATAAAAAGATGTCTGAACCAAAGAGCAAAGGAAAAatgaaggaagttacagtcatgtgaccggaactagagagagcatacagtagaagaatttaggccatcccattggcttttGGGATGTTCAGACCAAACAACTAGCTGTGTGGGGggagtgcacttgtttgaggacaggtaatgttgaaaagaaaaaagttaacaaTGGAAGGacggacaacaccataccattAATAGAATTTGACTACATATTTGCCTATTAAATTGCTAATTATTTTAGGAATCCAGCTTAAGTTATGGTCAAAGGCAATACATTACACTCACTGCTGTTACTACAGCTGGAACTTTCATCGTCATGACAATGGAGCCCTGAAGTATCACATGGATGTGTTGGGTGTCATCAGCAGCAATGACATAGTTGCAGGTTTTCCCACTCTGATCTGTCAAGTTTGTCGTTAACAAACACTGGACGTTCACACTTAATGCAGGACTCTGTGAAGACAGAACAGATATTGGTGAACTTGATGGTAAAACATTTACTGCTGTTATCAACTCTGCGTAATGTAACATCTTAGCAGGGCAATGTTTCATATTAACCATCTTACTGTTCACATGTCGGTTacgcaataaaaacaaaaaggtgttttatttaatgacaccactagagcacattgattattaaatattggctattggatgtcaagcatttagttattctgacatatagtcttagagagataACCTGCTGCACTTTTTCATTAGGATCAaggcagagttcgacaaatccgctagcccgacgcccgtggctagtggtttttaagttcgggctagtgagaaacgcaaaaccactagcccctgcgggctagtggtttcccccctcctctcgtcatcgctcgatcgtgggtttttttctttctttctttctttttctctcagctgaaatttcgtttaataaatttgattgtgacatttgtcatcgaataatatcaacaacgcaatcagtatataataataatccacttgagataggtctgcaaactgcagtaacatgctatctctacatcgtcacagttacagcatgcattgtttacctttccctttcaagtttctggcacaggaaataaagtctaatgacatgcgtgttttgattggttagacacgtcacgtggtagttaatctcgcacatatgttttaggctaagaacttggaaatcaccaatcgcgacgacaggttaatctcaatcaagtaaaccccagccgtgctttgaatttcagtgtttgttttatttacctattgttttataatttaacacttcgctaacatgtggttatcggcaatcaggaaaacaatttactttaatggtaaccgcatatgcaatgactcgccactcggcttggcctattacgtctagcggtttggataatacgtcacagctgccgatacaagataataccttttttgttcatcaattaacaacggattagatgtcgccgttatattcttttgatatcggtctgacacgagATAATACCCTGTATTTGGCaccaccgttcctggcgacataaatagtaggccctaaatatataaccaactaccaaatacactgaaccatctattaccgtgtgtcacactgtcgtaccctcatttaaatttaattattttgatagtgtgtttagataccaaccaagagtttgctcaattatttttccccgggggGAGGGCAAAaacgaaaacgggacaatgacgatggatcacacttgacaaaagacaaaacgtacgacacgacaaaaaactgaaagttacaacatgatttaacttttaagtgtttgttttattttactgttatacttgtaaatgtgtaatgttacaaaaattatataaaaatccagttataattgaatcaggaatttgggctagtgctttatcttggtgggctagtggttttcacaaacccactagccctgtggctagtgacttttcaaaatatttgtcatactctgatcaagggatcttttatatgcaccatcccataaactgGATAGCAtgtatcacagcctttgatataccagtcgtggtgcactggctgaatgagaaatagcccaatgggcccactgacggggatcaatcccaaactgaccatgcatcaagcgagcgctttaccacagctTGATTGGATTGCTTGGTTATGTCAAAAGTTCACTTACGAATACCTCCTATTAGAAGAATTTTACCTATAGTCTCAAATACTTGTACTACCAATAAggtaaaacaataaacacacaacATAGCCAACTGCTAcgaaacaaataacaaagtttgttttgttatcatTCCAAAATAGAATTTGGACGTGTTTCTCACTCAGTACTGCTTTCTATTTTTAACTGGCCAATCAAAATAAGGGACACTGTTCTGTAAAGTTCCAATAAACGTCAACCACACAGACGATAGCTATTTTCAGTATTAGCATACAGGAACAAAACAGTTGAGACATTTTTGCTTGAGTGTTGACTGAACCACATCTGGGattaaattcattaataatGTGTGCCATGGAGTCACCCGTGGATAGGtttaaaatatgtgtaattGCAGCGCTCATCAGTAGTCGCTCACAATGGGATACTATTAAGTGTTAAACTACTAAGATTGGCGACaatcacttttcgcacccttgttttggcttcgtacacaataaatatagcatattttaCCGTAATTTCTTAATCACAAgcttttcttcaaacacattcaggtacattagtaatatttaaaaaaaaaaatcaatagtaattttgcattggaatattttcagaattcttaaaacggaaaactttactttttgtgcatacccagtttatggttattgtaaggagatgcaaagtgatgtcattggtATACTGACATCATGCAAATTCAAAATCAGATACATtattcgccacattaaaataaaaactgttctactaaccttgacccctgtcacaATTCTATAACAaccagacaacgctgtttacaggtctgttgttggatttttttccataattcttgacaaaatattaagtttatgttttaaaaattgacagaaataaaaaggtaccttttgtcaaatatatcatattaaaaaattagttggatatgttttatttattgcataCAAGGCCAAAACCTGGGTGCGAGAAGTGACTGTCATCGGCCGTAATACTTTTCAATATTGCAAACATTTACTCCCACGAATAACAACCGTTTTACAGTATGCAATTGTCAACATGAGGAAAAGCGGTGAAGTAAATAATTACCCTTCTGAGTTGTGTGTTATTGAGATTAATCCGCCAGAGATCACAGGACGGAAGCACAGCACTGATCACTCCAGAGTCATTGCTTGTGATTATGCTGATAGAACCAACTGAAAAACAGACAACAAATTTACACTGACATTTTGTTTCGAGTGAGATAAAAGGAAACAACTCATACTGAAGAAACATGCACCTCAAAGCTTGTAAAGTTGGCTCTATCTATTGCTTGTACTTTCAAACATAATGAACACCGTGCCTGGgtatttaaaaatgaacaaGTCATtcatttttgcaatgcctgctGTCTGAAGCAGGAGATGTCTGCGTACCTGAGTCGTGGCTCACTTGTAGACAATTGATGCTGTTGCCAGACACACTCTGACGACTAAGAATCTGCTGATTACAAAATATTGTCAAAATGCCTTTCGAGTCGCCAACAATGAGGTCTTTGTGGTAGAACTTAGTGATGTCATGTATCGTCATCGTCTGTACCGGCCCACTTTTAGTTTCTAGTGTCAGCTATAAAGAAAGAGATATgcatgttaataaaataaactttcagCCATCCCAACTTGTATAAATGtagatttttaatttctttcatactttattttcatttgttactTTAGTATAAAGATTCAaaaattttaaacacaaattacTTTTCATTTTGAATTCTAAATCCCAAATTTGCATTTcccaaaaccaaaccaaataacttcctgctgggtcaaagtttgaggtgcaccaaacttttgatagagaaattaataccacaagtcctatgattggtgataaatgtgtgttggttgtaaaaaaaaaaatgttttcatctgggcaaaacatttatgcaattttatttaatcttgccttgtgtttgaaacatgtatggtgtagctataaaaaaaactactcaaattttgtgcgaaactaggagATGCTACCCATTAACTTTGAAATGAGCAACATGACCCCAATGTTTTCTTATTCACTTTAAGcatgaggggtggtagtatttatatctgtggtgtttatgtcgattgatatgctgcaggtaggagttttagccacatgttactattgttgtctatgggattggaTTTGATAGCATACACCCTGCAACTAAttgaaaaaaactaataataatagaaaaaaataatgatttttctATTGCTCATCACATTTAAACACAAGGCACAAATCTTATTGGTCATCATACTCAAACTCGACTCAAAAAGTAGTTTTATCACAAACACATAAAACTGTTAactcttatttattttgaataggtgtcattttgttatattaagcCACTTGTTGAAGTTTTCCTTGTTACCCTGCCGTATGACCAtaaatccccccaccccccaaaaacaaatctCCATGGGTCTAGGCCAAATGGCCTTGCCCGCTTATTTGTAAAATTCAAGGCCTGCTCTTATAAGAATTGCATATTGCATTTGGGCAATGAATCTAAACCTGCAGCATGTATctctgttttaaaataaagcTATTGTGATAAAAGACAGTAACTCTACCTGAGGCCCACCACTGACTGGAGTCCCACTAGCTGACAACTCGTATATTCTGATAACACCATCTTCACCACCAACCACCACAGTCAGACCACTCTGGCTAGAAATCAAGAATTTAAGTTAgtgaagtacatgtatctcaACATAACAGtgaaataaagtaatatttgtttgataACACATAACAGCAAACCTTTAAACTTGTGTTGGGAATtggtggatttttataatcagtttgcaccaaccaattagagctgggtggtattaGCATTTCAGGTTTGTTATCGGGATTTTGGGGGTAATTTACATTGGTAATCAGTATTGACAAAAACCAAATACCTATACCAATATCCAGCATTTTTTGTAGGGTATACTTGACTCTAAGGCATGCTGCATGATGTTTTATGAAATACTCTTCCagaagtatgtgacataattaaacTGACGTCAAGACGAGGGCGTTATACCGTAACAGATGTCATGTTGTTAGATTACATCATATCgatccacccctcttgaagagtattccaaaagcaagcaaaatggcagacggcagaaaactgcatgtattttgccctatgtgATCTCAGCAAAGTTGATATcggtgacatcgttacagtcttgtatgtggaatttgtgtcactgtaatgttttttattcACTATTTGTGTcaggacaaaatttgggggaatcTAACAGTATATACTTTGTTtaagtgatacctcatttgcatacaaaatcctaatcgtttacttataagtcacttatacttgaaaagtattaacgacttatacttcacttataagtgaaaaataaaagtcatttcggtaacggtaattaaaggtaggagagtaatttatcgtagttatTAACAATTTGGTTAGGACTTTAGGTTTTccccccaaataaaataatgacaatCCTTTAACTCATGCAGAAGCTGTAACAAGAGTTAAATACTGCTTTAAGTTTAACTTGTACAATGCAATATTTTCTTGTCTCTTCTTACTCCTAAAATGTAAAATCTTTACAAGTTACAGCTAACAGTAGCATGGGTCCATGGTGATTCGAGGtacttaatatattttaaaagtgctttgtaattttattataattattagttgaagaaactttttaattgttacttAAACCAACAATGCTGAAAAATCTACATATTTGATACAATCAGAAGTACACACGTGTTTACAATCGGCCTACCCCCACTcactgaacaaacaaaaaaaactattgagtcgtgttatttactattttcaagtATCAAAGTgtcaaaacaataaagtacagttgaatcccgttggctcaaACCCCGTCAGTGCTCAAGAAAGTGTTCGATCCATCGGGTAGTTTGACTGAACCATTTggtcaacatcggatatttctgtaacatcagttagaaagttgaattagatacatattattttggtaactgtaaacttaatttttttttatcaaggtgttatatagcaaaatatcagagtgaaagaatttattataaattactcCGATTGTGTGATGCAGAAGCCCTTGTCGGTATTAATTAAAAGTGTGGTtgctgaagtgatgacagctgaGAAACTCTCCCagtgtttcatttaaaactaGTCTTGAAGACGTGTTCAGAGTAATGCTTCACGCCGAGGCCATTTTGtacactaattgtttgattggtatcacggtttATCGAACAGGTACcgtaacactagctgtacttgaaagattaTTACCGATAGCCGCTtaacacacaacatgacaggtaTGGTAAAGAAAGGATTGCATGGCTATTGTTGCGATTCTCCAATTCATCTATAGCTCATTCCGCCTACATTGTTGGTCCTTTTCGGTGGTTtttcgggacttcgttttttgTTAGAGCGTTGCGGTGTGATAGACCCTTCCAAGgtcaaactattcactggtataaacGTAATGCCTATAGTGGcgttaaaaatggaaaatgacgaaccgcacatgcGTGTTACGATacttttgcaaacgcatgcgcctgaacgcagttacaaacgttgcactctttcctgtttactggagggtgtttcacttttgtttactagaatggatttgttttacatccacattgttgattttttacgttaattgattgcaatctattttgtttcacgtatcgtagctgaaaaatgtggaatagtatttctgtaaatatcgtatttgtgtttttgtcattagATGAACACAGTTTGGGATGTTGATGGTATATAAATAGGTCAATTTAaaagaatttttatttaaaggaagggacaattaaggcatttggcctggtatgcatatttaacgagtacaccctctggcgagctggtggttacggaATGAGCAggcttagaactagagaaacacaatctacctggtttttgcgggatgataaatagtcatacattgcaatgttctgtaataatacacatcccagttagccagcaataagtatatccagcactatatatattatttttcaatacaaaataaaataccattgtcaaagtggctatacaacaagtcgaaataattaacaatgttttgtccatgcattaacctacgtactgaaatgatacacagtgttttcttagttaattggtctatgctgttagttgcttctacctgtgattcctgattggcaggtgtgtatttgattggtaaccagacgagccaattaattgacgctgtctagacacaaaaatacataccggtattgtggaatattacctgtcgcccctaaaatggtaatggacatggtttattactgtaaatagttctgtaaaactattgattaagtagacttttccatctaaaaccacagaactgaccaattatgtagtcccaaagaaaataaaattatcacttgggtatcgtgggttgtcgttttcgctccaacgtagcatatcaataggcctaatagtgtacatttttcctttggattatttaacagagaaaaatactataacccaattttgttccgttaatgcaacttgaaatatatttagttaaatagtttgttatattattacatcatttatgctgttttacaagtcaggttgatcaatgagaagcaccttgtcgaaaattactgcttttgtttacactgtacatacaggagatggtcaggagctgacgtcacttcgccccaagctatcccactggacgtcacaaaaacaaaacaaaatggcttcccccagttagcaggaataatcatgggttttttattatctctaaaattacacatttttcatttgctaaagtgtcagtatgtgttggtggtccgggtatgcatctttccaacacaaaagGCTCTTGTTtaagttgaccctacctttaagaacAGGCACAGTGTGGTACTTGTGACAAGTGCCTTGAAGTGGCAACATCGTGTGTGACTGTGTCGTATCCGGATGACTATAGATATATAATGGGGGCGAATCGACTCGGTACGAATAGGATTTAGGACGAACCAACCCCCTGGGTGAATTGGACTTAAGGGAAAAACAACACAGGGTTCGAAATGCCAT
This DNA window, taken from Gigantopelta aegis isolate Gae_Host chromosome 4, Gae_host_genome, whole genome shotgun sequence, encodes the following:
- the LOC121371685 gene encoding uncharacterized protein LOC121371685, yielding MKLKREGSSRTNLSESKQIWVINAKERFNVLCVGTVFRQSGLTVVVGGEDGVIRIYELSASGTPVSGGPQLTLETKSGPVQTMTIHDITKFYHKDLIVGDSKGILTIFCNQQILSRQSVSGNSINCLQVSHDSVGSISIITSNDSGVISAVLPSCDLWRINLNNTQLRRSPALSVNVQCLLTTNLTDQSGKTCNYVIAADDTQHIHVILQGSIVMTMKVPAVVTAMTQGKFVPASKVGSTPQVNENVSFKDGQQVALGTATGAVYILYNFAVTLDEFTHAQCPVTRLATVPQPDANTDILACAGHFNAVTFYQDGKAISSYTTDDWVNTIDVADLDNDGVQEVIIGCLDNSIHAVKILT